GAAACGCGGGCCGAGCGGGCCTTTTTCGTACGGATAATTGATCGTCACCTTGGGGCGGAACATGTACTTGAAGGTGAGCGCTAGGCCTTCCATCAGTTCCGTCAGCAGGACGGCGCGCGCGCTTCGTTCGATGAAACCCATCTTGCCCTCCCCGTCTTATTTCATGCCCGGCGCGGCGTCGAAGGCGACCAGCACACCCGAAACCACCACCACGGCGGCGAGTGACGCCGGCAAAAACACCTTCCAGCCGAGCCGCATCAGCTGGTCGTAGCGGTAGCGCGGAAACGCGGCCCGTACCCAGATAAACACGAACAGCAGCGCCGCGATCTTAAGCGCGAACCAGACCGGCCCCGGCACCCAGGTGAACGGCGCCACGTCGAACGGCGGCAGCCAACCGCCGAGGAACAGCACCGCGGTCATGCCCGACATCAGGATCATGTTGGCGTATTCGCCGAGGAAGAAGAGCGCGAAGGTCATCGCCGAATATTCGACGTTGTAGCCGGCGACCAGTTCGGCTTCCGCTTCCGGCAGGTCGAACGGATGGCGGTTGGTTTCGGCCAGCGCCGAGATGAAGAAGATCACCGCCATCGGCAGCAGCGGCAGCCAGAACCAGTTGAACAGGCCGTAGCGGCCCTTTTGCGCCATGACGATGTCGGTCAGGTTGAGCGAGCCGACGCACAGCAGCACGGTAATGATGACGAACCCGATCGAGACCTCGTAGGACACCATCTGCGCCGACGAGCGCAGCGCGCCAAGAAAAGCGTAGCGCGAATTGCTGGCCCAGCCCGCCATCAGGATGCCGTAGACGCCGAGCGAGGATATCGCGAAGAGGTAGAGAATGCCGACATTGATGTCGGCCAGCACCAGCCCTTCGCCGAACGGAATCACCGCCCACGCCGCGAGCGCGAGGACGAAGGTCACACACGGCGCCAGGATGAACACGCCCCGGTTGGC
This genomic window from Rhodospirillales bacterium contains:
- the nuoH gene encoding NADH-quinone oxidoreductase subunit NuoH; this translates as MADLFLDIWTAYLWPLLWIVIKIVVIVVPLLLAVAYLTYAERKIIGAIHLRRGPNVVGPFGLLQPLADGLKLFLKETVIPTGANRGVFILAPCVTFVLALAAWAVIPFGEGLVLADINVGILYLFAISSLGVYGILMAGWASNSRYAFLGALRSSAQMVSYEVSIGFVIITVLLCVGSLNLTDIVMAQKGRYGLFNWFWLPLLPMAVIFFISALAETNRHPFDLPEAEAELVAGYNVEYSAMTFALFFLGEYANMILMSGMTAVLFLGGWLPPFDVAPFTWVPGPVWFALKIAALLFVFIWVRAAFPRYRYDQLMRLGWKVFLPASLAAVVVVSGVLVAFDAAPGMK